The genomic segment CACCAAATGAGATTCATTACTTGCGGAATGGACCATATTCATCTCTGGCCAGCGAGTGAACCGACGTCGTTGGCAATGAGCTGTCGAGATAAAGTTGTTCTATAGAAACTTCGGAACCATCTCGGCTTATAATAGGCACAAAACCTGTCTAGAATCGCAATTTGTCTAGCGATCTGTCAGGGATATTTTCTGGAACGATAAGTTGAAAAAGTTTAAGTATTGCCCTGCGCCAACCGGTGCTGGAAAGACGTATGCGATCGAAGGACGACTAGCCGAAATCAGCCGGGACAGTGAGGCGGCCATTCTACTTCAACCCTCGAAGAACCTTTGCCACCAAACTGCAAGCAACATGGCTACACGCTTTCCCGGCGTGATGGTGGAGGTTTTCAATCAGGACGTGTGCGGAACGAAAACCGTAGTCCGTCTTGCCGAACATCTCAGAAATCCACCAGACCGTCCTCACGTAATCATCGCTACGTGGGCCGCGTTCATGATGCTCCCTCACTTCGATCGCCGTGAACGCTTCCACCTGATCTGTGATGAAATACCCCAAGCATTCGTGCCAAAAAGCATCAAGTTGCCTGACAATCATCACGCAATCACCGATGCATTGGAAATCAAGGACGTTGGACCGATCTACGGACTTGTCACGGCAGGCGACACAACTGTTATTAGAAGAATTGCAGAGAACGTGCGCAACGATGCTTTCAATGATCTACTCAGCCCGCTCGCCAAGCATATTCACGAACAGCGATATCTGACCTATGTTGATCGTAAATCCTACAACGGACTTCTGAGCGGAAGCAGAGACGATCGCTCACTGAACACCTATTCGATGCTTACACCTTCCGTATTCGATGGATTCCGATCTGTGACATTGGTCGGTGCGCGGGCGGAGGAAACCATTTTGTTCAAGTGGTTCACCCTGCAAGGCGTCAAGTTCATCCAGGATGACGCATTGTTGAGCAAGCTTCGATACCACGATCATCAGAATGGTCGTCTTATCGAGTTTCATTACGCGTCTGAACGGAATTGGTCGCTGACGGAACAGCACAACGATCCATCACTTAGGTCGAAGTTTGAAGGCGCCGTTTCACAAATGTTCGCAGGTCAGCAATTCGTATGGCAGGACAACGTGTCGAATGAAGCGATGATGTTCAGAGATAATGGTTTGGCGCACAACGTCGGCCATTGTGCACATGGTCTTAATCAGTTTCAGCATATTGATAAGGCTGTGATCTTTTCTTCGAAGAATTTCAGCAAACATGAAGGGGGATTTCTGAGTAACTTCTGTCAGATCAGCCCAACTGAACAACGTATCGCATTAGCTTATCATAGTGCTTATCAGACCTACAATCGCATCTCTGTGCGTGACCCTAACAACAGCTCAAGGAAGATAGTGGTTCTGCCTGATCAGCAGAATGCTGCTTGGCAGCAGGAACGATATCCCGGGTCGATTGTCGTTCCACTCGGGATCGATTCAAGACCTGTGGAGCGAACGCGGGCTGACAAGGTTCATCGCAATGACGCCGACCGACAGAAAGCGCACCGGGACAAACTAAAGAACCAACAGAAGGAGATTATGAGCAATGTGATTGATGCAGTTGATTCAAAGCAGACATATGTATCAGTCGACGACTGTCACGACTACTCCTTTAATACAGTATCTTGTGTGACATCCCTTCAAGGTTCCATTATTGCACATAAGCGGGATAAAGAGTCGACAATGATCGTCGGATCAAAAGACGGTTTTGTTGCGAACATGAAGCAAATGTCAAAAAATGTGCTTGAGTCAAAGGATCGTAACAGGCTGATCAGCCCGGCATTGTTCATCGATCTGGTAGGGTTTGCTTCACGTAGAGCTAAACTCAATGCGTTCTGCGGCAGAAATATATACCTCGATATCGAAAATGGGACTTTGACGCATAGACAACTGGCGAACATTTTTCCAAGCATCGAAATGCTGGCCTATAGCTCATATAGTCATACGAAGGAGATGCCCCGATACCGAGTTGTGTTGCTTACTAACACGATCATGTCGCCTGACGTGTATACAGCGATTTATAATATGGTTTGTGAGAGAATTGAACTGGCAGGATACAAGACCGCTTCCGAGCATGATTTCGATGCCAAAGAAAAGGTTCATGGAATTGATCGTAAGCCATATCTGACAGACTTGTTTTATCTTCCTTGTATGCCTGCGGATGGTGAAGGCTTCTTCCTGCACTATCACAAGCATCGCAAGCCGCTTGACGTGATAGGTTGGTGCAACAACTCCTATCCGACACGGTTCGATGAGGTTGAATCTGTCAGCCTTGAGCATCACCTACCGAAACAAAACATCGACAGAGATCATGCCCAACTCTGCGAAGAAGCCTTGCAGAGGTTCCGCGATCAGACCGTCAATCAGGGTAAGAGCCATAAAGCCCTGCGGGCATTGAATTTCACTCTGCTCGAAGGTGGTGTCGATGACGTGTCTCGTGAAGTGACGCTGACTCAGGCAGCATATCTGAGCCGTTCACGGGAAGATCGGCTCAGGGATAAGCAGCATATGATGAGGTTTGGTCTGCGAAACCTGAGCCATCGATAGCAGCAAACGGAGTGATCTTAGCTCCTATTCTTAAGTTAACAGTCGTTTGTTATATTAAGAAACTCAAGAGTCGAGGGGCGGTCGTCCCCTCGGCGGCTCCGTCTGCCACCGCTCGCCCTTAGCTCTTGTTGCGATTGCTTGTTTAGCATCGTCCAAATAACCATTATAGTTAAACAGAGAAAGCAAAGTCCTGAAAATGAACTCATCTGAGCCGCTTATGATCAACCTGGACTGCAATGACCTTGAGTCAGTCAGTAAATATCTTTTTTTGACTAAGTTAGTCAAAAAGATTGCTGACGTCTGCCCTGACTCGGACGTCATAGTAAGTCAGGATCCAGAATTTCCGACGCTTCAATATTCTATCGACACTGTTCGGATTATGGCCGAAACACTCCCGAACTTTCGAACTGCGAATGATTTTATGAGTTATATCGGAATACTTGAGTTCGCCGAGTGCATGAGGCACGTTGCTGTTGCTGCGGGACGCTACGGTATGCATCCAGCAGAAACCTACGTGACGAAAATGATACTGACAGTGGAACAAGTAGTTTTTGGAGACGAGGCCGAAGCTGCGTAGGAAAAGGAAATAGTGCCACGATAAGCACTAAAATCTCCCGGTCGTTAGTATCTGCTTGGAGCAAGTCGCCGCACTGATCCCTATGTTTAGGTGGATTGCGGCGGCTTAATTCTGTACGTGTCCAAAATTGTGGGAAATAAGTCAGTTGGATTATTCTAATTAACCTCATGATACTATGCCAGTTCTAGTAACTACCGCTCGAATTACATTCATTATCTGTCTTCTGTGCGAGATTTCTTGCTGTCCGCAAGAATTTCAGCAAGTTTGTCCTGGCAGGATCTATCGAGGTAGTAATTGCCGAAAAACCCATTTGGAAATGTCGAGTTTCCGCTCGCGCGTGCCTTTGCAATGATTTCACTACGAATGTTCTCAAACTCTTTGGCGTGATCCTGCCACAGGCCTCGGTAACGCTTACCATCTGCTATTCTATTCGCAACAGAGAGAGCATGTTCTACTTCCTTTTCTATGTCGAGTGACGGTAGGCAAGCTTCACGACGCAGAACATTCCTTGCGAGGACAATCCTGCGGATCTCGGCTTCGTCAACGGCGCCGTTATCCACATTCCAGCCATGACGTTCGGACGCTTTGTCGCCGGGAGTGGGACGATCGTCGGTCATCGTAGGCTCTCCGTGAACACACGATCCGCTAAGCCCTCGATTCGATCATTCCAGGCCAAACGCTTCCGCCACCGTTCGGGGATGCCTGACAGACCGTAGAAGGCACCGGCAAGCTGGCCTGTGATGGCTCCTGTGGTGTCGCTGTCGTCCCCGAGGTTCACCGCCTCAGGGACGGCCTCCGAGAAGCTGCCTGACGATCCGACGCACCATAGAGCGGCCTCAAGGGAGTGAAGGACGTAACCTGAGGATCGGATATTGTCCCGGTGTTTCCCCTTCCATGATCCCTGGATGATCGCCTGCACACCATCAGAGAGAGGATGGCCGAAGGATGCGCTCAGAACGTCCGTGAGCGGCTTTCCTTGGATTGCTGCGGCAAGGATCGCGGAGAAGGCTTCACATGCGTCTACGGCCTCTTGAGCGCCATGGGTCGTGTAGCTTTGCCGTCGTGCTGCATCCTTCAAGCGGTCGGGATCGTTCCAGTAGCGAACGGCGACGGGTGACAGGCGCATCAGGCTCCCGTTGCCAGCGGTCATTCTATCCGTCGGACCCGCATGGATGTCTCCGGTCCGTTCAAAGTGGATCAGAGCCGTGGCTGTCACGTTGCCGATATCGAAGCAGTGCCCCGTTACGGAGTTCTCGCCGTCCCTGAACCACCGGCAGAATCGTCTCAGGAGGTCGCGTTCATCTAAGCCGTTACGCGCGATCAGACTGTCCGCGAG from the Methylorubrum extorquens genome contains:
- a CDS encoding protein of unknown function (Evidence 5 : Unknown function) — encoded protein: MKKFKYCPAPTGAGKTYAIEGRLAEISRDSEAAILLQPSKNLCHQTASNMATRFPGVMVEVFNQDVCGTKTVVRLAEHLRNPPDRPHVIIATWAAFMMLPHFDRRERFHLICDEIPQAFVPKSIKLPDNHHAITDALEIKDVGPIYGLVTAGDTTVIRRIAENVRNDAFNDLLSPLAKHIHEQRYLTYVDRKSYNGLLSGSRDDRSLNTYSMLTPSVFDGFRSVTLVGARAEETILFKWFTLQGVKFIQDDALLSKLRYHDHQNGRLIEFHYASERNWSLTEQHNDPSLRSKFEGAVSQMFAGQQFVWQDNVSNEAMMFRDNGLAHNVGHCAHGLNQFQHIDKAVIFSSKNFSKHEGGFLSNFCQISPTEQRIALAYHSAYQTYNRISVRDPNNSSRKIVVLPDQQNAAWQQERYPGSIVVPLGIDSRPVERTRADKVHRNDADRQKAHRDKLKNQQKEIMSNVIDAVDSKQTYVSVDDCHDYSFNTVSCVTSLQGSIIAHKRDKESTMIVGSKDGFVANMKQMSKNVLESKDRNRLISPALFIDLVGFASRRAKLNAFCGRNIYLDIENGTLTHRQLANIFPSIEMLAYSSYSHTKEMPRYRVVLLTNTIMSPDVYTAIYNMVCERIELAGYKTASEHDFDAKEKVHGIDRKPYLTDLFYLPCMPADGEGFFLHYHKHRKPLDVIGWCNNSYPTRFDEVESVSLEHHLPKQNIDRDHAQLCEEALQRFRDQTVNQGKSHKALRALNFTLLEGGVDDVSREVTLTQAAYLSRSREDRLRDKQHMMRFGLRNLSHR
- a CDS encoding protein of unknown function (Evidence 5 : Unknown function); protein product: MHTVASRSNSNVPHALGELKYSDITHKIIRSSKVRECFGHNPNSVDRILKRRKFWILTYYDVRVRADVSNLFD
- a CDS encoding protein of unknown function (Evidence 5 : Unknown function), producing the protein MDCGGLILYVSKIVGNKSVGLF
- a CDS encoding protein of unknown function (Evidence 5 : Unknown function); amino-acid sequence: MTDDRPTPGDKASERHGWNVDNGAVDEAEIRRIVLARNVLRREACLPSLDIEKEVEHALSVANRIADGKRYRGLWQDHAKEFENIRSEIIAKARASGNSTFPNGFFGNYYLDRSCQDKLAEILADSKKSRTEDR